The following nucleotide sequence is from Gemmatimonadaceae bacterium.
CTCCGCGTTGAGCAGCGACTCCGCACAGACCGCGGCAAGCGGCTGGCCGGCGTACGAGACCTGGCGACGGAAAAGGCGTGTCGCGGCGGGGGCGTCGCCCGGGCCCATCACGGCGCGCACACCGGCCATGGCACGCGCGTGGTCGAGGTCAAGCGACGTCAGCGTCCCCTTGGCGATGGGCGCACGCACGATGACCGCGTAGAGCATGCCCGGACGGACGACGTCAGCCGTGTAGCGCGCCCGCCCGGTGACCTTTTCGTGCGCATCCACCCGCAACGGACTCGTGCCCACGATCGACAGCGGCGTTTCTGCCGTCCACGCGTCCGGCTCGAACGCCGGGAGTTCGACGACGCGCGTCTCGGTGCGTCCCTCCACCTCGACCGTCGTCTGCACGAACCGGGCGCGTCGGCCGCCGTTCGAGTCGCTCACGGCGTCTTCCCGGCGTCGGCCACCGCACGAATGGCGGTGATGATCTTCGGGTAGGTGCCGCAGCGGCAGAGATTGCCGCTCATCGCCGTGCGGATCTCCGCGTCCGTCGGATGTGCGTTGCGTTCAAGAAGCGCCTCAGCCGCGAGCAACTGGCCCGGCGTGCAGAACCCGCATTGCGCGGCGTCATGCGTGATGAAGGCCTGCTGCAACGGATGCAGCGCGCTGCCCTCGGCGAGGCCCTCGACCGTGCGGACCTCGGCGCCTCCGCAGGTCGCCGTCAGCGTGAGGCAGGCGTAGACCAGGTCGCCATCGAGGCGCACGGTACAAGCGCCGCACTCACCGTGGTCGCAGCTGAGCTTCGGGCCGGTCAGTCCCAACTGATCGCGCAGGGCGGCGAGCAGGGTCGGGAAGCGCGCGGGATCGACCTCGCGGGGGGAGCCGTTTACGGTCAGTTCCATACGGAAAGAATACGACAGAATTCCACAGATTACGACAGAAGACGGCCGCTGAGGCGGGAGGGGGACGCGAGCCGTGGCGGTTGAGCGGCCTCCACACGGCGCTTATCTTCCCATTGTTGCCGGACGATTCCACCCTGAGGAGCAGCCATGCCGTACGTGATCACCGAAGCCTGCATCGGCACCAAGGACAAGGCGTGTGTCGATGTCTGCCCCGTGGACTGCATCTACGAGGGACCGGACCAGCTCTACATCCATCCTGACGAGTGCATCGACTGCGGTGCCTGCGAGCCCGAGTGCCCGGTGACGGCGATCTTCCCGGAGGAAGACGTGCCGGCGAACCTCAAGTCGTACATCGCCAAGAACAAGGACGTCTTTGCGGGGCCGAATCCGCCGGGGAAACCGACGCGGTAGGGCGGAGTTCGGTGCAGACGGAGAGTGATGGCGGATGGCGGACATCGGATGGCTGAAAGGACGAAGCCCGGCACAGCATGCCGGGCTTTTTCTCTGCCATCCGCCATCCGCCATCACTGTCCCTAGAACAACCCCCGCGGAAAGTAGCGATCCTTCCCGACGAACACGATCAGCAGCGCCGCATACTGCAGAAACGTGCTGATCTCGCTCTTCCACGCTTCGGCCCAGAAGAACTCGCCGTCCGTCTGAGTCGAGGACAAGCCCGGGATCCAGCGCGGCGTGTGCTGCTTGTATGCGAGGTACTCGTCGCCGAAGATCGACTCGAGCACGCCCTCCTCATACCGCACGATGAAGAAGTACTCGACGGCAAAGAGCGCAATGGCGACAGGGAGGAACCACCAGACGCCGCTCAGGGCGACGAAACCCATCCAGATCAGGAAGTTGCCGTTGTAGAGTGGGTTGCGGCTCAGCGCGAAGGGCCCATGCGTGACGAGTTTCTGGACGTTGCGCGAGCGCCGGCGCGTCACGGTTCCGGCGGTGGCCACGCCCCAGAGTCGCCAGGCCTCGCCAAGCACGATGAGCATCGCGCCGATGACCACGCCGAGCCGAGTGATGCCGCCCGGGGCGATCAGGGGAACCGCGAGGAACGGGACCGGGAGCCAGCCGCGGTTGCGGAAGATCACGGCGCCGATACGGGCGGGGCGGGAGGATTCGGAAGCTGAGATGGTGGTCAAGGGAACGATGGCAGATGGCCGATGGCGGATGGCAGAATGATAATGATGCCGCTCACTGCGCGGTGAGTGCGACCAGGAACTCGCTGAGCACGTGATTGAACGTCGCCGGGCGCTCCATGTTGCTCACGTGCCCGGCGCCTGCGATCACTTCCATCCGGCTGCCGGCAATGGCGAGATGCATCGTGCGGGCATCCTTGGCCGGCGTGAGCACGTCCTCGTCGCCGACGACGATCAGCGTCGGCACGTCAATGGTGGCGAGCGTCGGTGTCGAGTCTGGCCGCGTCCGCAACGCGTCGAGCGCATCCACGATCCCCTGCACGGGGGCGAGCGACATCATGCGATGCAGTTCGTCCACCAGTTCGGGGTTCTTCTCCCGCGTGGTGCGGCCGACCATGCCGGTGATCATCTGGTTGGCGACGGCCATGCTTCCCCGCTCCCGCGCGAGCGCCTGCATCTCGCGGCGCGCCTGCTGACCGGTCTCGTTGTCCGCCGTCGCTCGCGTGTCGCAGAGCACCAGCGCGCGCACGCGCTGGCGGTGGCGGCGCCAGAACGCGAACGCGGCATAACCGCCCATGGAGAGTCCCGCGAGCACGACGCGATCGATGCCGAGGGTGTCGAGCAGGACGGCGGCATCGTCGGCATAGCCATCCACCCCTTCCGATGCACCCCCGGCGCTTTCGCCGAAGCCGCGCAGGTCCATGCAGATGGTTCGCGCTGGCGCCGCCAGGGCCCCAAGCTGCGGCGCCCAGAGTGAACGATTGTGCGGAAAGCCGTGCACGAAGAGCACGGGAACGCCCGAGCCGACGTCGTCGTAGCCGATGGCACGGCCATCCAGGTAGGTGATCACGCGGCCGTCCCGCTGCCGTCGGGCACTCCTTCCTCCGACACGGGGTCCGGTTCCACATGCAGCATCTGCACCGTCACGAAGATCGCAGCGAGAAGCGGGGTGGCCACGAAAAGTCCCATCAGCCCGAACACGTAGGCCATGACGACCTGCGTCATCATCGTCAGGGCCGGCGGCAGGTCGAGCTGCTCCTTCATGAGGTAGGGAATGAGCAGGTTATTCTCGAGGAACTGGATGCCCCAGTATGCGATCGCCACGGCCAATGCCTTTTCCGGCGAATCGGCG
It contains:
- a CDS encoding (2Fe-2S)-binding protein; protein product: MELTVNGSPREVDPARFPTLLAALRDQLGLTGPKLSCDHGECGACTVRLDGDLVYACLTLTATCGGAEVRTVEGLAEGSALHPLQQAFITHDAAQCGFCTPGQLLAAEALLERNAHPTDAEIRTAMSGNLCRCGTYPKIITAIRAVADAGKTP
- a CDS encoding ferredoxin family protein, whose amino-acid sequence is MPYVITEACIGTKDKACVDVCPVDCIYEGPDQLYIHPDECIDCGACEPECPVTAIFPEEDVPANLKSYIAKNKDVFAGPNPPGKPTR
- a CDS encoding isoprenylcysteine carboxylmethyltransferase family protein encodes the protein MTTISASESSRPARIGAVIFRNRGWLPVPFLAVPLIAPGGITRLGVVIGAMLIVLGEAWRLWGVATAGTVTRRRSRNVQKLVTHGPFALSRNPLYNGNFLIWMGFVALSGVWWFLPVAIALFAVEYFFIVRYEEGVLESIFGDEYLAYKQHTPRWIPGLSSTQTDGEFFWAEAWKSEISTFLQYAALLIVFVGKDRYFPRGLF
- a CDS encoding alpha/beta fold hydrolase; translated protein: MITYLDGRAIGYDDVGSGVPVLFVHGFPHNRSLWAPQLGALAAPARTICMDLRGFGESAGGASEGVDGYADDAAVLLDTLGIDRVVLAGLSMGGYAAFAFWRRHRQRVRALVLCDTRATADNETGQQARREMQALARERGSMAVANQMITGMVGRTTREKNPELVDELHRMMSLAPVQGIVDALDALRTRPDSTPTLATIDVPTLIVVGDEDVLTPAKDARTMHLAIAGSRMEVIAGAGHVSNMERPATFNHVLSEFLVALTAQ